A single genomic interval of Candidatus Methylomirabilota bacterium harbors:
- a CDS encoding TlpA disulfide reductase family protein — MRPTLVAAVVVFALAVTAGGQASADPFQELDLIRPARPTAAPDFTAPGLGGSQVRLGAERGKVVFLNFWATWCPPCKEEMPSMERLYRRFQARGLTILALSIDAGGPEAVEAFAKRLGLTFPIGLDPKLEIANLYTVRGLPASFLIDRSGRITAVAIGPRDWDSRAAHAVMEILLK, encoded by the coding sequence GTGCGGCCGACCCTGGTCGCGGCGGTCGTGGTCTTCGCCCTCGCGGTAACGGCGGGCGGCCAAGCGAGCGCCGACCCATTCCAGGAGCTGGACCTGATCCGGCCGGCGAGGCCGACGGCGGCGCCCGACTTCACCGCGCCGGGGCTCGGCGGCAGCCAGGTTCGCCTGGGGGCCGAGCGCGGCAAGGTCGTCTTCCTCAACTTCTGGGCGACCTGGTGTCCGCCCTGCAAGGAGGAGATGCCTTCCATGGAGCGCCTGTACCGCCGCTTCCAGGCGCGTGGCCTCACGATCCTGGCGCTCTCCATCGACGCGGGAGGCCCGGAGGCCGTGGAAGCCTTCGCGAAGCGGCTCGGTCTCACGTTCCCGATCGGACTCGACCCCAAGCTCGAGATCGCCAACCTCTACACCGTCCGGGGCCTGCCTGCGAGCTTCCTCATCGACCGGTCCGGCCGGATCACGGCCGTCGCCATCGGGCCCCGTGACTGGGACAGTCGCGCCGCCCACGCGGTGATGGAGATTCTGCTCAAGTGA
- a CDS encoding YCF48-related protein has product MSERFGETLCSEAHAEQFAEGVRQARIAAVARRRADGEACSLPPVSERTWKDYVKRGACWGAPLLLLLAIPMFWSGSTLGIAGGSLLSVLAALACPLGMYFMMRAMMNMGHHDAPPRTEPVKDDSTRKALVLLVLAAGLTAAPAAHAGEPPHAAPAFEHVHALALDAAWRALWLGTHTGLFRSEDGGRTWAKVALPSQHHTPDVMAIATHPVEGGVMYIGTHEAGVFRTTDGGSTWTSVNSGLGGLDVHGLAIDPNSPAKLHALVRDKGAGVYRTTDGGQKWVRVDDGPAGEIKVLASVDIPTGMGGIFLYAGTGEGLLRNPDCF; this is encoded by the coding sequence GTGAGCGAGCGCTTCGGTGAGACGTTGTGTTCGGAGGCTCACGCTGAGCAGTTCGCCGAGGGCGTGCGCCAGGCGCGCATCGCGGCGGTGGCGCGCCGCCGGGCTGACGGCGAAGCCTGCAGCCTCCCGCCCGTCAGCGAGCGCACCTGGAAGGACTACGTCAAGCGCGGTGCGTGCTGGGGTGCGCCCCTGCTCCTCCTTCTCGCGATTCCCATGTTCTGGAGCGGAAGCACGCTCGGGATTGCCGGCGGCTCACTCTTGAGCGTGCTCGCTGCTCTCGCCTGCCCGCTCGGGATGTACTTCATGATGCGCGCGATGATGAACATGGGCCACCACGACGCGCCGCCGCGCACGGAGCCCGTCAAGGACGACTCCACGCGCAAGGCGCTCGTCCTGCTCGTCCTCGCGGCCGGACTCACCGCTGCGCCGGCCGCACACGCCGGCGAGCCGCCTCACGCCGCGCCGGCGTTCGAGCACGTCCACGCGCTCGCGCTCGACGCGGCCTGGCGTGCGCTCTGGCTCGGCACCCACACCGGCCTCTTTCGGAGCGAGGACGGCGGCCGCACCTGGGCCAAGGTGGCGCTGCCGAGCCAGCACCACACGCCCGACGTGATGGCCATCGCCACTCACCCTGTCGAGGGCGGCGTGATGTACATCGGCACGCACGAGGCCGGCGTCTTCAGGACCACCGACGGCGGCAGCACGTGGACCTCGGTGAACAGTGGCCTCGGCGGTCTCGACGTGCACGGCCTGGCCATCGATCCGAACAGCCCGGCGAAGCTCCACGCGCTCGTCCGGGACAAGGGCGCCGGCGTGTACCGCACCACCGATGGAGGTCAAAAGTGGGTGCGTGTGGACGACGGCCCGGCCGGCGAGATCAAGGTTCTGGCGTCGGTCGACATCCCGACCGGCATGGGCGGGATCTTCCTCTACGCGGGGACCGGCGAGGGACTCCTCCGCAACCCCGACTGCTTCTGA
- a CDS encoding multicopper oxidase family protein — protein sequence MISRRDLLTTAARLGAGALGAGLAAGPRPGRAGAGPVRTIHLEAREVSWELAPGRTVKAMAYNGRVPGPEIRAREGERVRIVLRNSLPEPTTIHWHGVDVPNPMDGVPGITQKPVAPGESFVYEFEARPAGTRWYHTHVDEHRQLDLGLAAPLIIEPTGATEPTAYDRELTFVLDDWVTGSGRPVPDTSEGTASGGGMGGMMGGRGMGGMMGGRGMGGMMRGMMGGANTPPYDTMTINGKAYPATEPLRLRKGERLRLRLINASNEHTHVVRLAGHRLHVTHTDGNPLRSPVEVDAIPLAPSERCDAVVTAERPGAWFFQCLEPGHAEAGERMLVLYEGHDRAKPAPTEEQLADLDLWHPGLGRGRAVLPAASGATRTFDLTLGGGMMGSDVWTINRKVYPKTDPLTVKRGDRVRVRLDNMSPEAHPMHLHGQSFRVLAINGARYTEPVVKDSVDVAAHMGAVVLEFTAHNPGDWFFHCHKPMHMMGGMITLVKIG from the coding sequence ATGATCTCTCGCCGTGACCTCTTGACGACGGCCGCGCGCCTCGGCGCCGGAGCGCTCGGAGCGGGTCTGGCGGCCGGCCCTCGGCCAGGCCGCGCGGGCGCCGGACCCGTCCGGACGATCCACCTCGAGGCGCGCGAGGTTTCCTGGGAGCTCGCGCCCGGCAGGACCGTCAAGGCCATGGCCTACAACGGCCGGGTCCCCGGGCCCGAGATCCGCGCCCGTGAGGGAGAGCGCGTGCGGATCGTTCTCAGGAACTCGCTTCCTGAGCCCACGACGATCCACTGGCACGGCGTGGACGTGCCCAACCCGATGGATGGGGTGCCGGGCATCACCCAGAAGCCCGTGGCGCCGGGCGAGAGCTTCGTCTACGAGTTCGAGGCGCGGCCGGCGGGCACGCGCTGGTACCACACGCACGTGGACGAGCACCGGCAACTCGACCTCGGCCTCGCCGCCCCGCTCATCATCGAGCCCACCGGCGCGACGGAGCCAACGGCGTACGACCGCGAGCTGACGTTCGTCCTCGACGACTGGGTCACGGGCAGCGGTCGCCCAGTGCCGGACACGTCGGAGGGTACGGCCAGTGGCGGCGGCATGGGGGGCATGATGGGCGGTCGCGGGATGGGCGGGATGATGGGCGGCCGGGGCATGGGCGGGATGATGCGCGGCATGATGGGCGGCGCCAACACGCCCCCTTACGACACCATGACGATCAACGGCAAGGCCTATCCCGCCACCGAGCCGCTCCGCCTGCGCAAGGGCGAACGGCTGCGCCTGCGGCTCATCAACGCCAGCAACGAGCACACCCACGTCGTCCGCCTGGCCGGCCACCGCCTGCACGTGACGCATACCGACGGCAACCCGCTCCGGTCGCCCGTCGAGGTGGACGCGATCCCATTGGCGCCGAGCGAGCGCTGCGACGCCGTCGTCACCGCCGAGCGACCAGGCGCATGGTTCTTCCAGTGCCTCGAGCCGGGCCACGCCGAGGCCGGCGAGCGGATGCTCGTGCTCTACGAGGGGCACGATCGCGCCAAACCCGCTCCGACCGAGGAGCAGCTCGCCGACCTCGACCTCTGGCACCCCGGCCTGGGCCGCGGCCGCGCGGTGCTGCCGGCAGCGTCCGGGGCGACGCGGACCTTCGACCTTACCCTGGGCGGGGGCATGATGGGCAGCGACGTCTGGACGATCAACCGGAAGGTCTATCCGAAGACGGACCCGCTCACCGTCAAGCGCGGCGACCGCGTTCGAGTGCGCCTGGACAACATGAGTCCGGAGGCCCACCCGATGCATCTGCACGGCCAGTCGTTCCGTGTCCTGGCCATCAACGGCGCCCGCTACACCGAGCCCGTCGTCAAGGATAGTGTGGACGTCGCCGCCCACATGGGCGCGGTCGTCCTCGAGTTCACCGCCCACAACCCTGGCGACTGGTTCTTCCACTGCCACAAGCCCATGCACATGATGGGCGGCATGATCACGCTGGTGAAGATCGGGTAG
- a CDS encoding sulfite exporter TauE/SafE family protein — protein sequence MDRVLVAWYGWLSGLTQGAVVALGGWADRVELPLLGAVAFGLIGATSPCQLTTSLGALAYASAHPGGGRPLGLALAYVAGKITVYSLVGAGVVLVGLQLQAISIPVVIVARRALGPVMILIGLGLLGRWRFRFGAGQRLAWRLRERLRLRGVGGAYLLGVAFSFALCPTLFWLFFGLTVPLALRSAGGWTFPGLFAVGASLPLLAAAGLIAAGVAAADAVAGSLRWLERPLRVIAGAILVLAGLHDTLVYWVV from the coding sequence ATGGACCGGGTTCTCGTCGCCTGGTACGGTTGGCTCTCCGGGCTCACCCAGGGCGCGGTGGTGGCGCTCGGCGGCTGGGCCGATCGCGTGGAGCTGCCGCTCCTGGGCGCCGTCGCCTTCGGGCTCATCGGCGCGACGTCGCCCTGCCAGCTCACGACGAGCCTCGGCGCGCTCGCCTACGCCTCAGCGCACCCGGGCGGCGGACGGCCTCTCGGACTCGCGCTCGCCTATGTTGCCGGCAAGATCACGGTGTACTCGCTGGTCGGGGCCGGTGTCGTCCTGGTCGGCCTGCAGCTCCAGGCGATCTCGATCCCTGTCGTGATCGTGGCCCGCCGCGCGCTCGGCCCGGTGATGATCCTGATCGGGCTCGGTCTCCTGGGCCGCTGGCGCTTCCGGTTCGGCGCCGGGCAGCGGCTGGCGTGGCGGCTTCGCGAGCGGCTCCGCCTGCGCGGCGTCGGCGGAGCCTATCTGCTCGGCGTCGCCTTCTCGTTCGCGCTCTGCCCGACGCTCTTCTGGCTCTTCTTCGGGCTCACGGTCCCGCTGGCGCTCCGGAGCGCCGGGGGCTGGACGTTCCCCGGGCTCTTCGCGGTCGGTGCCTCACTGCCGCTCCTTGCGGCGGCCGGGCTCATCGCCGCCGGCGTGGCGGCCGCGGACGCGGTGGCGGGGAGCCTCCGGTGGCTGGAGCGGCCACTCCGCGTGATCGCGGGGGCCATCCTTGTCCTCGCCGGGCTCCACGACACGCTCGTGTACTGGGTGGTGTGA
- a CDS encoding PCYCGC motif-containing (lipo)protein — protein sequence MNRRLFLYGGAATVAAGLGAWQVLGGRPAGAGSITTDAIGDQVQTLPRGQLPQFATTPDVQRLYRYAVERGDELQYMPCFCGCYRFGHTSNRDCYIKAFNRDGTLTFTSHAATUTVCLDVTRDVMTMRKAGKALLEIRRVIDGKYRGTPTPTPYPKG from the coding sequence ATGAACCGACGACTCTTTCTCTACGGCGGAGCCGCCACGGTGGCGGCGGGGCTTGGCGCCTGGCAGGTGCTCGGCGGCCGCCCGGCGGGTGCCGGGTCCATCACGACCGACGCCATCGGGGACCAGGTCCAAACGCTGCCACGCGGCCAACTCCCCCAGTTCGCGACCACGCCGGATGTCCAGCGGCTCTACCGCTACGCCGTCGAGCGCGGCGATGAGCTGCAGTACATGCCCTGCTTCTGTGGCTGCTACCGCTTCGGCCACACCAGCAACCGCGACTGCTACATCAAGGCGTTCAACCGAGACGGCACGCTCACGTTCACGAGCCACGCCGCGACCTGAACGGTCTGCCTCGACGTCACGCGTGACGTGATGACGATGCGCAAGGCGGGCAAGGCGCTGCTCGAGATCCGGCGCGTGATCGACGGCAAGTACCGCGGCACACCGACCCCCACGCCCTACCCGAAGGGGTGA
- a CDS encoding SCO family protein has product MTPPTRRVVLMTSLIVATMLVAGVGATAWWARRAPQAPAGPALEQLGDYGAVPPFVLTERSGRRVTLDDLHGLVWVADFIYTACTESCPTQSLQFAGLQQEFAQSGDLRLVSITVDPAHDTPAALRRYAERYGAGDRWWFLTGNKREIYCLAHDGFRLAVVDSAGASPACGRNLSFGPAPAWASHGSTSLVMHSARAVLVDRAGSIRAYHLATEPESMTRLRANLRALLAERGSPV; this is encoded by the coding sequence ATGACACCGCCCACCCGGCGCGTGGTGCTCATGACCAGCCTGATTGTGGCCACCATGCTCGTGGCCGGCGTCGGCGCCACGGCCTGGTGGGCTCGCCGCGCACCCCAGGCGCCGGCCGGGCCCGCCCTAGAACAGCTCGGGGACTACGGCGCCGTGCCGCCCTTCGTGCTGACCGAGCGCTCGGGACGCCGTGTCACTCTGGACGATCTGCACGGCCTGGTCTGGGTCGCCGACTTCATCTACACCGCGTGCACCGAGTCGTGTCCAACCCAGAGCTTGCAGTTTGCCGGGCTCCAGCAGGAGTTCGCGCAGTCTGGCGACCTCCGCCTGGTCTCCATCACCGTCGATCCGGCGCACGACACGCCGGCCGCGCTCCGGCGGTACGCCGAGCGCTACGGCGCCGGCGACCGCTGGTGGTTCCTCACCGGGAACAAGCGCGAGATCTACTGCCTGGCCCACGACGGCTTCCGGTTGGCCGTCGTGGACTCGGCAGGCGCGTCGCCGGCGTGCGGCCGGAACCTCTCCTTCGGTCCGGCGCCGGCCTGGGCGAGCCACGGCTCCACGAGCCTGGTCATGCATAGCGCGCGGGCCGTGCTCGTGGACCGGGCCGGGAGCATCCGCGCCTATCATCTCGCCACCGAACCCGAGTCGATGACACGGCTCCGCGCCAACTTGCGCGCCCTCCTCGCGGAGCGAGGAAGCCCCGTATGA
- a CDS encoding TlpA disulfide reductase family protein translates to MSGRRSLVASAVLLPAVAVLALLAFGFGREPRYIESPMLGRPAPPFSLALFDGRTLRLEDLRGQVVFLNFWASWCPPCRVEAPALEAAWQRTRDHGVVFVGISTQDEDERARAFLDEFGITYPNGRDAGGRIAIDYGVWGLPEAFLIGPDGRITYKHIGTLGAALIAAKLDEARRGVVSTAQGRGEYQSTR, encoded by the coding sequence GTGAGCGGGCGACGGTCGCTCGTTGCCTCGGCGGTCCTCCTTCCGGCCGTCGCGGTACTCGCTCTGCTCGCCTTCGGCTTCGGACGTGAGCCGCGCTACATCGAGAGCCCGATGCTCGGCCGGCCGGCGCCGCCCTTCTCGCTCGCGCTCTTCGACGGCCGGACGCTCCGGCTCGAGGACCTCCGCGGCCAGGTGGTCTTCCTGAACTTCTGGGCTTCCTGGTGCCCGCCCTGCCGGGTCGAGGCGCCGGCGCTCGAGGCGGCCTGGCAGCGAACCAGGGACCACGGCGTGGTCTTCGTGGGGATCAGCACGCAGGACGAAGACGAGCGGGCCCGGGCCTTCCTCGACGAGTTCGGCATCACGTACCCCAACGGCCGCGACGCGGGCGGCCGGATTGCCATCGACTACGGCGTCTGGGGCCTGCCTGAGGCATTCCTCATCGGCCCCGATGGGCGCATCACCTATAAACACATCGGCACGCTCGGCGCGGCCCTCATCGCCGCCAAGCTCGACGAGGCCCGCCGCGGCGTCGTCAGCACCGCCCAGGGGCGCGGCGAGTACCAGTCCACGCGGTGA